The Cryptomeria japonica chromosome 6, Sugi_1.0, whole genome shotgun sequence genomic interval TCTAGGTAGTTGATGTAGATTGAGCTTGGCTCTCTatctttataatttatattttagttAGGAGCTATAGCGGGTCTGGGTTTTGTAAGAGCTATGCTCTCCTTATCTTGGTTCGGGTTGCTTTCTTCTCCACTAGCTCTATTTCTCAAGATAGTCACAGATGGAGCTAGGCTCTCTATGTTTTTGACTTGTTTTCAAACTTAATAATCTCTTTTTTATATGTTtcttttaattaatataatatctatGTGCTTGCACTTTACCTTAAAAAAGAACCACATTATATTTAGCAAGTGATTTGAGGGGTATGAAAGTCCATCTAGAGGACATGGTAGGTAACATTCAATTAGCTCTATAACTGCTTCTTGTCATTATGGGAAAGTTAATGATATTCTTAGcatatgaagattaaagatttactTTCTCCAAGTGAAAAATATATTCTCTTATCTAtgataaatatattacaataatattCTCATTAAAACACTATTTATAAAAGAAAAACAATCATCAATGTCGTGTGATGACTAGTGAGAGGGATTGAAATGTTATATTTTGAGCCAAATACTTTGAAAAGGAAATGATCAAGATAGTAATTATTTGTATGGATATATATTATTTGACATTGGTTTCCTTCTTGACTTTGGTGACCTAGATTTCCTATAAGTAATCTCTAAATGCTTCAACTTGGATGAAGGAAACTACTGTCAATTTCTTTGTGTTGTAGTTTTTGTCTCTACATCAACATACAAAAATGCTAGATATCAACTTATAGTTCCTTGACCATATTTTGAGGTCCATCTCTTGGCAACCTCGATAACATCATAGTCAACATACAATAATTATTAAATTGGATAGTTTCAAATAGAGGATCTTCATTAGAAGGTGCATGGACTTTCACTTGTCAATGGGGTTCaaatgaaggtattttcttggaaaattttgacatttgaAGCAATACAATATGGGAAAGGGCCTATGAACAAAGGTCCTTGATTATAATCACAATAATAATAAAAAGTTAGTATGAGAAGAGATTTTGTATGATCACAACCCTTAGAGTAAGCTTtcaaaaacaatattttttatatttgttgtttaattattatattaatatttgttttctattaaatatatatttctaGCAAATATAAAGGTCTATGTTTGAGACATGTGAAAATATATGTTATATAGTAATGTCATTGTTTtaacaaaatactaaaaaaatagatatatttaaaaaattatgtagaatgaaaaatatttttaaattaaaattaatgtaaattttagaaaattgtaacaatttttttttttaaatattcatatttaGATATCAATATTATTGATCTGTATTTAAGAAATTTAAAATAATCATATCTATATTTTGTATCTCTCAAGTTCCCAAATATATTACATTGGGAGAGGCCCAAACCTTTATATTGTGTATCTCAAGTTGTGtattatgaaaaatattgatgAATAAAATACTAAAAAGTATAAATAAGAAAccaaaaaatgttaaaaataatgAGTCcaatataaacattaaaaagaTATATGAGAAACGTGAAATGTATATGAAAGAAATATTATCTAATGATTGAAATTAAACGATCTTGAATTATACCATGGGATCACACCACACGACTTCATATCTAAAGAAAAGGTTCAATGATAATCCTAATAGAATTTGAACCTTAATGAcaagaacaacaacaccacaacttaATCATCATCCTTAATTTTTACACACAAAATAAACAATTTAGACATTGATAATGTGGACTGGTTCTAGGGAAGTACTAATATAGGCTGTGTGGCAGGCGTGGTGTGGGGATTGCTTGCAACTCTAGACGCTTCTTCAACACAATTCCAAACACGTCGCTCAtgtccatttcctccacacttatTCCATCAGGAAGACTCCAGTCGAAGGAATGGATCAGCGAAGCCAAAATCAAATGAACCATTTTATCAGCTAGAGGAAGCCCCACGCATATTCTTCTTCCTGCTCCAAGTGGTATGAGATCAAAATCCTGGCCTTTAAAGTCCATCTTACTTTTCTCATCCTCCAGAAATCTCTCTGGCATAAACTTAGAGGCCTCCTTCCACACTGCAGGATCCCTTCCTATTGCCCACACGTTCACCCAAATCTGCGTGTCTTTGGGGATCACAAACCCCATTATTTCACAAGAGCTGTCCGCTCTGTGAGGGAGCAGAAGAGGCGCAACTGGGTGCAAACGAAACACTTCTTTCACCACTGCACGGAGATAAGGCAGATGATCCATATCAGATTCTTCCACTCTTCTCTCTCGACCCACAACTTCTTCCAGTTCTGCTTGGGCCCTTTTCATTGTGTGTGGGTTATGAATGAGTTCCGCCATTGCCCACTCTAGTGTCGCACCTGTAGTATCACTACCGGCCACCAAAAGCTCCTGCCCACATAAGAAAAGTGGCCAAAATAAACAACCCTGCTGTTTACATTGAGGCCAAATAAACTTTGAAATATGAGAAAAAAAAACTTCTAATACTTACAAAAACTATTGATCTGATTTCGGTAAGAGATAGATCGTGATCTCCCTGATCTCTCAGCTCTAGCAAGGAGTCCAGAAAATCCTTTCTCGCCTCCCTTTCATTACCCAATTCTGTGCTGCTTCTTGCCAATCGATTGCTTATGAATAGATCTAAGCAATGTTGAGCACGCTTTAACTCGACTCCTATCTTACGGCCCACACCATGGAGATCCAGAAACCCAAGCCATGGAAAAAAATCAGCCAAATTAGGTTTTTGGCAAAGCTTTGCCCATGATGTAAGAGCGTTGGTGAGCTCAACACAATCAGGATTACTGGGATCGAATACCTTTGTACTAAATATCATATTACCTATCAGATTCAGGCCCGTGCGATTCATTGTAACCCCAATGGGCACACTCTTTCCCTTCACACAGTGCTCCTCGAAAATTAATCGAATCATTTCGAAGACTGAATCTCTTCTAACATGATGAGAAGCTTGGAGTTTCTTGGGAGACAAGAACTCTGTAGTGCAAATACGTCTGAGTTTCCTCCAGTAGGGTCCGTATTGACCCCATATTAGTGAGGACTTGTGGTAAGAAAGTACCTTCATTGCCTGTATGAGGGTCCGCCCGGCAAAGTTATGGTCATGGGTTTTGAGCACCTCCTTTGCCATGGCAGAAGTTGAGACCACAACGGTTTTCTTCATGCCAAGAGAGACTGTCATCAACGGGCCATATTGACGAGAGAGGGCAAATAGTGAATCGTTGGGTTTTTTGCCCAGCTGAAAGAGGTTTCCTACAACAGGCCAGGCAGGTGGTCCGGGTGGAAGAGGAGGCATTTTGGTTTTCCTTCTCCATAGTAAAACAGATAACAAGAGCAAGATACAACTAACCAGTACAGAAAACCAATACACGGGTGAGCTATATTCCATCTAAGATAAGCTAGGGCAAACCTCCAGCAATGAGATATTGCTCAAATCTGGAATAATAGGTGTGGAATATTTTTTGAAGGGTATTTTCTATCTATTTGTACACTCCCTCGCATTGCCCCCATAAACAGCCAGCATCCAGGGTAGGGCCAACGTTGCCGGCTATTTTTTGGCCATGTAAACGAGATGATCTCTCCGTGAATTGCGAGATGACGATCAAGTTTAAATAGCATATTTTAAGTTTCAATTTCATGGGATCTCTTCGaagaaacaatatgaaatcatatttattttttaataaacatTTAAAATGATCCACTAAACAAACCAAAACTTTCTTCGCTGAACTCCGGCCTGACCAATCGAAGCCGGTGATAAGTTTCTTCTTCATTTGTCGTATTTTTCTTGACAGGAAGTGAATACAAATGCCAGGAAAAAACGAATGCGTACAAACTCCTCACTCATTACAATCATTGGACGTGGTTTACAATACTTTCCACTGGAATCATGCTTTTGCAAGTCTTTATAAAAAATTCAGTCTGGTGAGTATCTCATCTTTGGTTTTTATGGATCATATCATTTTGCATGTCCTTTATGTATTGAAGTATTGAAAATAGTTAGTTATACCTATATTCTTGTTCTCCTATGCTTTTGTGTTTTATTGTATTtgctttaattttttattattatatatttattgttATATTAGATATATTGAtaaatgataaattttatttaagGATTAGACTTTTTCATATCATATAATCGTCTATGTATTTATTCATGTTACACAATTTTATAAATATTGTCTTGATCCATTCTATATCTACATTTTTTTCATACATTTATTACATCTATATCAATACATATTTTAATGtatatgattttgatgttaatTTGGTCTTTTTTATTAATGTGCAAGGTCATTTTTATGGTTTTCAGATTGAGGAATTGCATTCTTCATGTCATATAGAGAACCAAATTGTTGAATATTTCTTCAATTTTTACTTGCACCATTGTTATCCAAAGTACACTAAACATAACTTTACACAATATGTCGTCATGTCTTTACAATTAAAGGAATTTATTGCattcaatttaaaaattcaaatactaACATCTATCCTTTCAAATCATCCAAGTATTATCATTCACATTTAAGGGTAAAAATTATTTTAGCCCGTACGcgtaggtgagttggcttgggtggtgggtttgctccccattggtcttggGTTCGACTCCCTCTCGGATTTAAGAGGGAGGACTGGTTGCAGGCTCTGGATTCTCTCCCTaggggactagtctcgcctcagtTCGCCCCTTTCTGGCCCTAACTTGGCAATAAAACTAAGCCCAAGGTAAGGCGGGTTGGGTCACTGGACTGGGTCGCGGGGATACCCTTGGCGTactggaaaaaaaaaattagtttgatgttgtaaaacaaatcaagatttACACAAGTACCATACGATCATATGCATGTGTTAAGTGTTGTTTTCATTTCCTTATACATAACTCACTAGTTGAACTTGAAGAACAAGTTCTCTAGCGATAGAATGACAAACCTAGTAAGGCATTTCTAAATAACGCTAGCATTCAAATATAAGAAAGGTGTAGAACAAACAAAGGGGTAGAGTAGAAATAAATTTTTCAAGAAAACAACATAGAAAAAATCTACATTGTGTAGGGTTTATTCTTCACTTCAAAAATGAATCTATGAATATAGACTTGAGACTTGTGGACTTGACCTTAGAAGAAAAAATCATCAAGGGTTCCAAGGCATTTATTGAAGGAAATATCAAATTTCTTGAGTAGATTTTAGTTTGATTCTTTAGATTTTAGCAAAGCTAATAATTGTTTTCTCATAGAGCTAAATACAATCCTCGTTCATACATACTTTTCTAAAGTAGTTATTGAAATTAGTCCAATTTACCAAACCAAACTATTATTAGATCAACCTAGATCACACCTAAGATGATACTTTTttacattttggtgattttttttaatCTAGCATGAACTTTCATACTTCTTAGGTTTTATTATCCATATTAGGTTTTTTTATAGATAcgttttttataatttatatatatttttaagtcaAATCTCTTTTTTGTACCCTTGTTATTTATTGATCTAACATTCTTTTCTTTAGTGTACTAGGTGAAGAGCATCGGTTACCTCCCATGATCCAATTACCATTCACTCTTTTATCACCCAACCCcacaattactaactttaaagaaactaaaaaaatgataactaaaagcccattaataaatttcacatgtaccaatagctgcCCACTTTACCCTTAGTAGTTAGAACTTTTGGATTTTAAATGGAGTTGTGAAACTTTATTGGTTCTCATAGCACACAACTACTATagaatttgtgcataagtatttgcTATTTTGAGGTGGTTTTAGTGTATGATTATTTAGACATATTTAATTAAGTATTAGGTGACAATTTGAAATGACCATTTTTTTACCCTTGTGTGTATAATGGATCCCATAATGTGTTTTGTTGCTACCTAGAAGCTAGAATCATAGCTATAAGAAATTAAGTCACATACAAAGACCATGATGCAACAAATCATGTCAAGGTGTTGATCAACACAATCAAGACAATTCAAATAGACTATATAGAATATTGTGTTGTCTCTTCCAATATTGAAAGTTTTTATGAGGATCCACAATATAGTGTTTTTTATTAGGCTTACAAAGATTGTAGTACTTCCTCTAGTGTTTATTTTGGACAATAAAGACAAACTCACACTTTTGGAGGTTGGTCACAACGAAGGATGGAAGAATCTCCATATGTCTCAAGTTAGCTTCTCACTTTGAGATGGTGTCTTGTTTGACaagtgtttttgatgtttttgaccttttttttttttttccttttttatctttctttatttGTGTTGATAAATTTAAAGAAAACATGTATAATGAAGGTTATGTATTAAAGATAGGTTTTGTATTTCATATTTAACTCAATATGGATTATTGTCCAATACGTTTTAAAGTATATGAttgacttatcctaagagcattgcatcacttattgaaggtataatcatctacatttaagaatttcaattttagatctagtCTCGCTCTCAAAAGGAAAGGTTTCCAattcaatttatattttaattagggttaattccaaacctagggtttgacctaaagtaaACCCATATCCACCACACAATTTCCCTTATTTTTGGTGTGTAGGTGATAGATTTGAGAGCTGCAGAAGATGAATCGAGTGCAGATGagacaaagaaaaacaaaactGGATTTTCTAGATTTTCTGGAGACCCTCAAGTACCAAGGTCCTATCAAGGGACTAAGGTGCTCCGAGACGACTAGGTTGCTCATACCCTCTTGGTCCTGAGAATTTATAACAATCTTCTAGTAGAAGATTTTGTGCCTCTTCCTAATCCAGAAAACATCCCACTTGTCTATCTTGTAATTTACAGGACTAGGTCGCTCCCACCCTCTTGGTCCTGACAATTCAACCTAAATTATCAACTATAGGTTCTAATCCATTTTCCATTCTCAAATCTTTCTCTATAGCTATGTGAAATCTAGAAAATCTTGTCATTACTCTTTTGGTCCAATTCCTCATTGTTTGTCCTTATTCTAACATTACAATTAGAATAGAGTTTCAACTCTCTAAAAGGGGAAACAAAAAATAGTAAATCCGATCAGAATCTCAACCCTCTTCTCTAATTGAAAAGTGGCTAGATCTAGTGGGTTTACTTTACTCTTCTAAATTTAAGGTTGATCTTGTGAAGCTGGTGGTTTTACTAtactaattggtgaaaccctaaattCACCACCTTACATTGCTCTTCTAGATCCTGTTCTATATTTTTTTAAATCCTATTAGTATTTATACATCTTTATTGCATCTTCTCATGAACCCTAGATTGTTGAATATAGTTTTGATTCTACATTATAGATTATCATGGTCATTTATCTTTGGTTTATATTCCTTCTTCGTGTCACTAGCTCTAATATGTTTATACTATTTCTAACATATGACCCTTTATTTTTTTAACGTACTGATGAAATTTTATCATATTAAGGTCATCATATTATCTGTTAAAAAATTAAACCATATCATATTTTCATTTTATTCATTCAGGGATTTTGATCATCACTTTCCCTTTTCTATCAAATACTCTTACCATTACTATGTGATTATCACACATTACATTATATTCTGTAATAAGTGATGATAATGAGCTTGATACAAATTCCATTCTACTTTTGAATATCTTTCATTTAGATGATTAATTTTATGCTACGTATAATATGAAGGGCCCATACATGcaatatacttatatatatttcAGTCCTAAAGATGACATGCCATATAATTAAGGTACATATCATGATTTAATTAAAACTCGTGATACTCTTTCTACATGTCGTGATGATTCTATGTCCATAGATTCATATTCTTGTGAGAGTATACCTTCTATTATACATGATGGTGCGCTTCATGAGAATAATTATTCTACATCTCATCTAGAAATTATGGATTTTTCTAGTATTCTTTTATATATCTACTTAATAACTTGCATATAATGGCATGCATATTGACAAAACTTCATTACACTCACAAGTGGGTACTAATAATGTGTCATTTCATTTCCCTACATTATACAATCCTTAGTGAGGagtatgatgattatgatagttcTACATATTTATATTCACAAGTGaaatcatttttgctttaaatAATTGTAAACATTTATACAATGTCATCTTACATGTTAGTGGTTTTATACTCTTCTTCAAAggtaaatttcaataatatttaaaTACATTTTGATTTCTTAATGTTttcataataaattttaattttactttaaTTTATTGCTTTCTCTAACCATAATTTAAATGAGTACAATATGGAGTTAATGGATTTCTTTCATAATTCATTTATCAATCTTTATTCTCTTACTATCCATatgtattatatataattatatatacaccTACTTTTCATTATGCACATTGGCATTATAAGAATAGAAACATTAAATCCAAACACAATGTTTAAGAGCTTATAGAAAAGGGACCATAAGCATTAAACAAAACTATGAGAACAAAACTTGCTCAATtagtatatataaaaaaataatgtacCTCAAGAGATTAATGTTCTTCATTATAATGCACCATATATTGAGGTTACACATGACATGAAAGATTAAGTGTTAGATATGAGAGATAAAATCATTTATTAGATATTCTTAACATTACTCACCATATTCTATGTTTCTTTTGTTTTCATAATGTGGCTTTATATTTGTGTTCCAAAGTTCCTtgataatatataaattatctacAAAATATCATTAGTGGTTACATTAACACAAGTAGCTTATGCCATTTATGAATTGCATTTtgtataagttatattttataattatttcttATGTCTATTATGTAGTGAAGTCTCTTACCTATTCCTTCATTTATCATCTATGTCATTATACTATCATCCTTTTTCATTACATCTTTAATGTTGTGCATTTTAAACTTATTCACCTTCTATATTTAATTTCATGCCCATCTTCCCATTTGGGTATTTCAATTTTCACTTTTTGTATAGCTGACATATTTCCTCATAttcttattgaattttatttatATGCCTATTCTTGTTTTACCTATGACTTTTCCCAATTGAGTTTCTCTATTACCCTTTTTTCCTAATTCCCTCACATTCTTGTTACCTATTCTTAATATGTCTATGCATGTTTTATCCTTTTTTTAACTATGGTTTTCACTTGGGTTTCTATATCACCTATTTTTCTATCCTTTCATGTCTAGTTTTCAAAACTCAttgatgacaaaaaatatcataaatattcTTCAAAAGATTTTGAtattcttgatgaatgctttattaatattttataacaTTTTCAAGCCTATCAAAAGAATCTTAATCATAATTACAATTAATATATTTCACCTCATACTTTCAATGTTGAAGACCTAATCCTCTACTAGAAAAAATGCAATATAATCACTCTAACTAGAACCAAAACAAAATGTAGCACAAATACAAGCTAATTAATCTTAACTAGAACCAAAAGAAAATGTAGTCCTAACATGCAAAATCTATCATAACCCTCCCTTATCACTTTTAATTTGAtgcaatttctattatatcttcttttggttgaactattgaatatggttgaataaatattataaaaggttaaataatggacccatatacacacttggagaatataatttaaataggcattatttatttttcccattcccaattatggcacatgttgtaggaggaattagaagcttctagaggaatcttcattctttaattcccttgcatgtaactcccccactaggatattaatcaattttgcatggatccaatattgaaaaaagaatctcattttcaattaattcctctagatagtggagttaaggggattttcctatatattgtatgcaattttcaaaagaagggggttgattatttttttgaagaaattttttctcaagtagtagttttttttttctcgtagtcatatttttcatttgtagaattgttaagtttgttttgaagaaatttcaccaagcttgcaaggaaggatcaagaaaGGCTaacttgaagatttggagaggattcaacatcaaaaggcttctccaggttccccCTTTTCCATTTGCTAATTTCTTatgtaaattttatattttcaaaaggaaatatctcctcttagattcttttatttaaatataattttctgaaggaaattattacttaattgttagatagatttattagaaaggaaaatctatttttcattaaagaaatgcattgataaaagtacttttaaaacatgcaaatgcagatttctttttatttgttaatctgtttagagaaaagaaagaaatcaaacttctacttttttctgctttttgaaatctagagaaaatcttgaatctagaaaaatcatgcttttcaacatctctacttttttctgaaaactcaaattcttttatctttgtaaatagtttctttctctatgcatataatcatttgtattgagAAATCTTGCTATGTGAAATAGTATTTCAAATatgaattcttctcaatattattgTATAAACTCCCTGTGaaaaatattatcttgttatttatttcttttcaGAAATCTCTCTCCCTCTGTGAATGTTAATTTCCTGACAAACTCAtcataaaaaaaatttatgtttatctcaacgtaaggcaaatttgttgaatatgatcactGTGAAATCGGAATTTATACATCTATCTATGAGGCAATTTAGTTCTCTGTTGTATTGCTGCCTCAAATTCAAGCACAGTGTATCTTTTTTTGGGCTCCTGTGAGATCATCTGAAATAATTTTCTCTATTATATTTCATGCCtgtgagtagattcttatttttatttttataataacatttttaaattgataatagaactggaataaaaccgtatatatatttaatttgtacgataaaaaaagagagaataaaataaaataaagtaggttacaaaaaaaattgtttacataaaataaatttaatcgGTCAATGCAGGAGGGGGCAGAGTTATTAAACCCGCCGGGGAGTGGTACTCTCAACTACCCCTGTGGTCACTATTACGGAAGTGGCCGCatagggagtggaggggcccacggccATCCCCTCATCATTGCGGACCTGCACCTGCAGGTCTGCAGTGGTGAcgggacccgtggcccccactcccacttggcaATAAAAGCCACTACCAAAAATTATTTTTGCAATTGGATTTcgttaataatttctttaatttaaattttagtttagtaaagttaaacttagataaatttataaattatttatctatagtaaatttataattgtaaattaaaaatatatcaaattttataattggaatccttcaatttaattgagatttattggattatttagtTGGTATTTTAGATTCATTAGAAACAATTAATTCATAATATTATGATTTGACCcaaatttgtctaatgtctaaactaattgcttattttgaactaatgactctataattaattattctcgtgatagaaataacatttgcttaatcttgcatgtaaatgacactatccttgcataatgcgaattacttatacattatttgcatctattgatgagaaagttacattatcatcatcttcatgcaagttacacgtttagtTATCAATTTGCGAGTTTCATAATTgccattattgtgcaagttatattttcaagttttgaatattaaataatttggttttcaagtggttcatgaatcccatagaagtagttttttttcaattatttaagctttgcaatgtctaattatgcacgttcatttcataattgtttcaagcatgatgctaattaaaaaatttcatagcctcttagttagaaaactaaacaaagggagttggaaaacaaaaacctagcagGGTTCGGTATTTACAGTGCctttgggtcacacttacgggtaatgtcgtcgtgttgaactactgcacttaacgcctaataaagctgcatcaacgacatctgtggcatcgtccctataaatcgtcgaggagtggtaagggacacttggaagttaaaatccaaggggagggtaatcccccttggatcgataatctaataagataatccttaaatgattttacatctgctgagttaaaccatagtaaacccctttagggttgattgagtgaaatgcttttataaatttgatttaatgtCGAAGAGTTGTTGacaattgacaattgggtcaagggtgatgcttatgataggtattaggatctagttgttttaggccacaagcaataggccatcttgagcctttgcttaagtgctaccatcgtgggtagcaaccacagagaaattgtctgggacattgaccgtagaaagggttgcgtacccaccaaacggtttacattaaaccatagattagaaaatagaactacatactttacgccttgatcccgtgccaaaacaggtatgtaggcagtctagggacgaagttgtccctagtactcaggcgttcgtggatggggtctaggtttggtaagaagaaggattgcgaagaatcctaatttgaaatatAAGTGTAATAgtagaaaaagtaattcaatgaatactcggaaggaatcccgtatggattcgcttgacttcccgaggctttaagccaaattccaaggcggaattcaagcttgcattatgttattttgatttctcctaaggatggcgacctcggtgcattcctaTTAGAGGATTGTAgtgcttagtgagtggctcaggacccgaatggtcctgatgagtctaagtctctgaccagagcacctcctatcccaattggatagatgcctaccccatatgggtaggtgcctatcccatattggatagatgaaaccttttgtTCTGTATGGACAGATGaataacccgtatggttagattctcatcccagatggatgaatgcctaatccaaatggatggatgcctagagtatgtgattgaatcaaacacaaatgattaaattaaatattaaaaaaaaaaaggtcaaaattttgttgggttaagtatagtgggttattacaaaGTATAGTGGgctattacatgtggtatcaaagcaaaggttcaaatctaggccttgtgctcattTCAATTTACACAACCAAGGGAGTGTcttgcaatggtagagattaaattataaaatcttaaatcaagaactaactacataatttaattttcaggtaaaaccctagatggctagaggaaggggaagaagaagaggaagaggaaagggaaatggaaga includes:
- the LOC131029050 gene encoding cytochrome P450 76C2, translating into MEYSSPVYWFSVLVSCILLLLSVLLWRRKTKMPPLPPGPPAWPVVGNLFQLGKKPNDSLFALSRQYGPLMTVSLGMKKTVVVSTSAMAKEVLKTHDHNFAGRTLIQAMKVLSYHKSSLIWGQYGPYWRKLRRICTTEFLSPKKLQASHHVRRDSVFEMIRLIFEEHCVKGKSVPIGVTMNRTGLNLIGNMIFSTKVFDPSNPDCVELTNALTSWAKLCQKPNLADFFPWLGFLDLHGVGRKIGVELKRAQHCLDLFISNRLARSSTELGNEREARKDFLDSLLELRDQGDHDLSLTEIRSIVFELLVAGSDTTGATLEWAMAELIHNPHTMKRAQAELEEVVGRERRVEESDMDHLPYLRAVVKEVFRLHPVAPLLLPHRADSSCEIMGFVIPKDTQIWVNVWAIGRDPAVWKEASKFMPERFLEDEKSKMDFKGQDFDLIPLGAGRRICVGLPLADKMVHLILASLIHSFDWSLPDGISVEEMDMSDVFGIVLKKRLELQAIPTPRLPHSLY